The following proteins are encoded in a genomic region of Thioclava nitratireducens:
- a CDS encoding putative quinol monooxygenase gives MVVKLTGRLICADAAEVGIVRAHLPEHIALTHAEPGCEMFEVRQGADPLVFTVSERFTDRAAFEAHQARVQASEWGRATQGIARDYQIEED, from the coding sequence ATGGTCGTCAAACTAACCGGGCGCCTGATCTGCGCCGATGCTGCCGAGGTCGGGATCGTTCGTGCCCATCTGCCCGAGCACATCGCGCTCACCCATGCCGAGCCGGGATGCGAGATGTTCGAAGTCAGGCAAGGAGCCGATCCGCTGGTCTTCACGGTCTCGGAACGCTTCACCGACCGGGCCGCGTTCGAGGCGCATCAGGCGCGGGTGCAGGCTTCGGAATGGGGCCGCGCGACCCAGGGGATCGCGCGGGATTATCAGATCGAGGAAGACTGA
- a CDS encoding trimethylamine methyltransferase family protein, translated as MADSDLGERVGRRARGGGGAARRAERTAVKVEFSRFITRNIPDMEILNEEALEIIEHNAETVLEEIGVNFVENPEALERWREAGASIEGERVRIPRGLARKLCATAPSQFTQHARNPERNVEIGGRNLVLAPVYGPPFVRDAQGGRRYATIADFRNFVKLGYMSKWLHHSGGTVCEPTDVAVNKRHLDMLHAHMTLSDKPYMGSVTEPSRAEDSVEMSKILFGEEFVDNNPVMTSLININSPLTFDNTMMGALEIYARNNQACIISPFIVGGAMAPVSVAGTLTQVLAEVLAGVAYSQLIRPGAPVIFGAFVTSIDMNSGAPTFGTPEASLITLGAGQLARRLNLPYRSAGGFTGSKLPDAQAAYESANTLNNGLYAGVNFMLHACGWLEGGLVSSYEKFVMDADQLGVLHRLAQGVDASENGQAMDAIREVGPGGHYLGCAHTQANFKDAFWRTQLLDYRPFETWEEQGAPDTMALATKRVEKMLSEYQQPAMDPSIAEALAAYVARKKAEVPDAFL; from the coding sequence ATGGCCGATTCGGATTTGGGTGAACGTGTAGGGCGTCGCGCGCGCGGTGGTGGCGGGGCAGCCCGTCGGGCCGAGCGCACGGCCGTGAAGGTGGAGTTCTCGCGCTTCATCACGCGCAATATTCCCGACATGGAAATCCTGAACGAGGAAGCCCTCGAGATCATCGAGCATAATGCGGAAACCGTGCTCGAAGAGATCGGCGTGAACTTCGTCGAGAACCCCGAAGCCCTCGAGCGTTGGCGCGAAGCCGGCGCCTCGATCGAAGGCGAACGCGTGCGCATCCCGCGCGGTCTGGCCCGCAAGCTCTGCGCGACCGCGCCGTCGCAATTCACCCAGCACGCCCGCAACCCCGAGCGCAATGTCGAGATCGGCGGCCGGAACCTCGTGCTGGCCCCGGTCTATGGCCCTCCCTTCGTGCGCGACGCGCAAGGCGGTCGCCGCTACGCGACGATCGCGGATTTCCGGAACTTCGTGAAGCTCGGATACATGTCGAAATGGCTCCACCATTCCGGCGGCACCGTCTGTGAGCCGACCGATGTGGCGGTGAACAAACGTCACCTCGACATGCTCCACGCCCATATGACGCTGTCGGACAAGCCCTATATGGGCTCTGTTACCGAACCTTCGCGCGCCGAGGATAGCGTCGAGATGTCGAAGATCCTCTTCGGCGAGGAGTTCGTCGACAACAACCCCGTGATGACCTCGCTCATCAACATCAACTCGCCGTTGACCTTCGACAACACGATGATGGGCGCGCTGGAAATCTACGCCCGCAACAATCAGGCCTGCATCATCTCGCCCTTCATCGTGGGCGGCGCGATGGCGCCGGTCTCGGTCGCGGGCACGCTGACGCAGGTGCTGGCCGAGGTGCTGGCGGGCGTGGCCTATTCCCAGCTGATCCGTCCCGGTGCGCCGGTGATCTTCGGCGCGTTCGTGACCTCGATCGACATGAACTCGGGCGCACCCACGTTCGGCACGCCGGAAGCCTCGCTGATCACGCTTGGTGCGGGTCAACTCGCACGCCGTCTCAACCTTCCTTACCGCTCGGCTGGCGGCTTCACCGGCTCGAAACTGCCCGATGCGCAGGCCGCGTACGAGAGCGCCAACACGCTCAATAATGGCCTCTATGCGGGCGTGAACTTCATGCTCCATGCCTGCGGCTGGCTCGAAGGCGGGTTGGTGTCGTCCTATGAGAAATTCGTGATGGATGCCGATCAACTGGGCGTCCTCCATCGTCTGGCGCAGGGCGTCGACGCCTCGGAAAACGGGCAGGCGATGGACGCGATCCGCGAGGTTGGCCCGGGCGGTCACTATCTCGGCTGCGCCCATACGCAGGCCAATTTCAAGGACGCGTTCTGGCGCACGCAGCTGCTCGATTACCGTCCCTTCGAGACCTGGGAAGAGCAGGGCGCACCCGACACGATGGCGCTCGCGACGAAGCGGGTCGAGAAGATGCTCAGCGAGTATCAGCAGCCCGCCATGGATCCGAGCATCGCCGAGGCGTTGGCGGCTTATGTCGCACGAAAGAAGGCAGAAGTGCCCGACGCTTTCCTGTAA